The following are encoded in a window of Pseudomonadota bacterium genomic DNA:
- a CDS encoding DUF3106 domain-containing protein, producing MNVRRRMGGFSKGLFLTALLALVCPQTALADQDDPRRWDELAPEQQELLQRFEGEWDSLPSERRRRLYDGSKRWSRLTPEQRENSKERFRKWRDMAPVERQRARRNLQRFKNMRPAERDALRHRMQRSSPEQRRQMRQHMQRMAPEKRERMRRQHERMRQRTDQMSPQQRERVKQRQRAKRERMEQMTPERRQQMRERLRGMNPEERRKMRENLLRQGDEEKTTEPAETDE from the coding sequence ATGAACGTGCGCAGGCGAATGGGCGGGTTTAGCAAGGGGCTCTTTCTGACGGCGTTGCTGGCCCTGGTCTGTCCGCAGACGGCGCTTGCCGATCAGGACGATCCCCGCCGCTGGGATGAGCTGGCGCCGGAACAGCAGGAATTGTTGCAGCGCTTTGAAGGCGAGTGGGATTCGCTGCCGTCGGAGCGCCGTCGGCGCTTGTACGACGGGTCGAAGCGATGGTCCCGGTTAACGCCCGAGCAGCGGGAAAATTCAAAAGAGCGCTTCCGGAAGTGGCGAGATATGGCGCCAGTTGAGCGGCAGCGTGCCCGGCGTAATTTACAGCGATTCAAGAATATGCGACCTGCGGAACGGGACGCTTTACGACACCGAATGCAAAGAAGTTCGCCGGAACAGCGTCGGCAGATGAGGCAACATATGCAACGGATGGCGCCGGAGAAACGCGAGCGAATGCGCCGGCAACATGAACGGATGCGCCAGCGAACGGACCAGATGTCGCCACAGCAACGTGAACGGGTGAAGCAACGGCAGCGCGCCAAGCGCGAGCGCATGGAGCAAATGACACCCGAGCGACGTCAGCAGATGCGCGAGCGTTTGCGAGGAATGAATCCCGAGGAACGCAGAAAAATGCGCGAGAATTTATTGCGGCAAGGCGACGAAGAAAAAACCACGGAGCCAGCGGAAACTGACGAATAG
- a CDS encoding RNA polymerase sigma factor, whose product MESFLQDVERRAFRIARYSTGNADDALDLVQDAMLKLVRSYADKTAAEWPPLFYRILDNGITDWYRRQAVRGTVMSLYPGADDSQRLDPVAAAPDPAEPGPENRAGADEALGMLDAAIGRLPERQRQAFLLRMLEDLSTEQTATAMGCSAGSVKTHYFRALKTLREELGEAW is encoded by the coding sequence ATGGAGTCTTTTTTGCAGGATGTAGAGCGCCGGGCTTTCCGGATCGCGCGCTATTCGACGGGGAATGCGGACGATGCGCTGGACCTGGTGCAGGACGCCATGCTGAAACTGGTCAGATCCTATGCGGACAAAACAGCGGCCGAATGGCCGCCGCTGTTCTACCGGATTCTCGATAATGGAATCACGGACTGGTATCGCAGGCAGGCTGTGCGGGGGACGGTGATGAGCCTTTACCCGGGCGCGGACGACTCGCAGCGACTGGATCCCGTTGCAGCCGCGCCTGACCCTGCGGAGCCAGGCCCGGAAAACCGGGCTGGCGCAGACGAGGCGCTGGGCATGCTGGACGCGGCTATAGGGCGGTTGCCGGAACGTCAACGCCAGGCATTCCTGCTGCGCATGCTGGAAGATCTCAGTACCGAGCAGACGGCGACCGCGATGGGCTGCAGCGCCGGTAGCGTTAAAACGCATTACTTCCGGGCGCTGAAAACGCTGCGTGAAGAACTTGGAGAGGCATGGTGA
- a CDS encoding primosomal protein N': MPGNRPVILRVAVNVPLNRYFDYLCPEGYPPDRLLPGMRLKVPFGRGKTIGVLLETTRTSELPLSRLKRAIAVIDDEPVFDGVLMKLLSWSADYFHHPPGEVFATALPALLRGSRPLPSAPVHWRPTGMGQAAEPLARASRQQALLELLRDHGSLSESELPALFKGWRPSMRALHEKGLVEHREIEHSAPLPCGEPADDISLTGPQQKAVAEIGAHDGRFATTLLFGVTGSGKTEVYLSLIRRLLAKGQQAMVLVPEIGLTPQLIQRFHERLPGKLAVLHSGLPDGQRLEAWRMARSGEAAIVLGTRSAVFTPMSRPGLIIVDEEHDSSFKQQDGFRYSARDLAIVRARLHGIPVVLGSATPSLESFHNAQTGRYHLCELPERPGNVAQPGMRIVDLGAHRADHGLATPSLMTMHAHLDQGGQVLLFLNRRGFAPALFCTECGWVAGCGRCDARMTVHAANGQLRCHHCDQRCAIPDRCPQCREQLIPVGQGTQRVEDFLRKQFPGVGVTRIDRDSTRRKGSLTDKLDEIRSGRSRILIGTQMLAKGHDFPDISLVIIMDADQGLFGTDFRSSEKLAQTVTQVAGRAGRAQRPGEVLIQTRFADHPLLIDLIRDGYAAFARDALAERREAGWPPYSHLALLRAESPSQDDARIFLEAARREAEKFCDGETCLLGPAPAPMEKRAGHFRAQLLLQASKRSSLRNLLGPWIAKLENLPQRRKVRWSLDVDPVDMF; this comes from the coding sequence ATGCCGGGTAACAGGCCAGTGATTTTACGAGTTGCCGTTAATGTGCCGCTAAACCGGTACTTCGATTACCTGTGCCCGGAAGGATACCCGCCGGATCGACTGCTGCCCGGCATGCGCCTCAAAGTTCCGTTCGGACGCGGCAAGACCATCGGTGTGCTGCTTGAAACTACTCGCACCAGCGAATTGCCGCTATCGCGTCTGAAACGGGCGATCGCCGTAATCGATGACGAGCCGGTTTTTGACGGGGTGTTGATGAAATTGCTGAGCTGGTCGGCGGACTATTTTCATCACCCGCCCGGGGAAGTCTTCGCGACGGCGCTGCCGGCGCTGTTGCGGGGCAGCCGGCCACTGCCATCGGCGCCCGTACACTGGCGTCCGACCGGCATGGGGCAGGCTGCGGAACCGCTCGCACGTGCGTCGCGCCAGCAGGCCCTGCTGGAACTGCTGCGCGACCACGGATCTTTGTCAGAATCCGAGTTACCGGCACTGTTCAAGGGCTGGCGCCCGAGCATGAGGGCTTTGCACGAAAAGGGGCTCGTGGAGCATCGGGAAATCGAGCACAGCGCGCCCCTTCCTTGCGGGGAACCCGCCGACGATATTTCGCTGACCGGGCCGCAACAAAAAGCGGTCGCTGAGATCGGCGCACACGATGGCCGCTTCGCGACTACCTTGCTTTTTGGCGTCACTGGCAGCGGCAAGACAGAGGTCTATCTGTCGCTGATCCGCCGCCTGTTGGCCAAGGGCCAGCAGGCGATGGTGCTGGTTCCGGAGATCGGCCTGACGCCGCAGCTCATTCAACGCTTTCACGAACGCCTGCCCGGGAAACTCGCGGTGCTGCACTCAGGACTGCCCGATGGCCAGCGACTGGAAGCGTGGCGCATGGCCCGTAGCGGTGAGGCGGCCATCGTCCTCGGCACCCGCTCGGCGGTATTCACGCCGATGTCGCGGCCGGGTTTGATCATCGTCGATGAAGAACACGATAGTTCCTTCAAGCAACAGGACGGCTTTCGCTACTCCGCGCGCGATCTGGCCATCGTCAGGGCCAGGCTGCATGGGATACCCGTCGTGCTGGGATCGGCGACCCCGTCGCTGGAGTCTTTTCACAATGCGCAGACCGGTCGTTACCACCTTTGCGAGTTGCCGGAGCGTCCTGGCAATGTTGCACAACCGGGCATGCGCATCGTCGACCTGGGCGCACATCGCGCCGACCATGGGCTGGCAACACCGAGCCTGATGACGATGCACGCGCATCTCGACCAAGGCGGCCAGGTGCTTTTATTTTTGAACCGGCGGGGCTTTGCACCGGCCTTGTTTTGCACGGAGTGCGGTTGGGTAGCCGGTTGCGGCCGCTGTGACGCGCGTATGACCGTCCACGCCGCAAACGGTCAGTTGCGTTGCCATCATTGCGATCAACGCTGCGCTATTCCGGATCGCTGTCCGCAATGCCGGGAGCAACTGATCCCGGTTGGCCAGGGAACACAGCGAGTCGAGGATTTCCTGCGCAAACAATTCCCGGGTGTCGGCGTTACCCGAATCGATCGCGACAGCACGCGCAGAAAAGGCAGCCTGACGGACAAACTGGATGAAATCAGGTCGGGTCGCTCGCGCATCCTGATTGGCACCCAGATGCTGGCCAAGGGGCATGATTTTCCGGATATCAGCCTGGTCATCATCATGGATGCAGACCAAGGCCTGTTCGGAACCGATTTCCGCTCCAGTGAAAAACTCGCCCAGACCGTGACCCAGGTTGCGGGCCGCGCCGGCAGGGCTCAGCGACCGGGCGAAGTGCTGATTCAGACGCGCTTTGCGGATCATCCATTGTTGATCGACCTGATCCGGGACGGCTATGCGGCTTTTGCCCGCGACGCACTGGCCGAACGGCGCGAGGCCGGTTGGCCCCCCTATTCACACCTGGCCCTGTTGCGCGCCGAGTCACCGAGCCAGGACGATGCGAGAATATTTCTGGAAGCGGCAAGGCGCGAGGCGGAAAAATTCTGCGATGGCGAGACCTGCCTGCTGGGTCCGGCGCCCGCGCCAATGGAGAAAAGGGCGGGCCATTTTCGTGCGCAATTGCTACTACAGGCTAGCAAGCGCAGCAGCCTTCGTAACTTACTGGGGCCATGGATAGCAAAACTGGAAAATCTGCCGCAACGGCGCAAGGTTCGCTGGTCGCTGGATGTCGACCCGGTGGATATGTTCTGA
- a CDS encoding arginine--tRNA ligase, translating to MKNRIQSLFVQALQQLPAETLEKTGQLTVPEIERTRDPAHGDFACNLAMKLAKPCRLNPRDLAAQLIAALPDSPLIDKAEIAGPGFINIYLSANAYHQQLRDIVESGDTYGRQPSSGKKIIVEFISANPTGPLHVGHGRHAAYGASLSNLLAAAGNEVFREYYVNDAGRQMAILATSVWLRYLESHGAVFGFPQNAYKGDYIARIADDMKSEYADKFVLDTAALFADMPADGPDGDKDQFIDALIERAREKLGEQGFGQVLDFGLKKILDDIRDDLEEFGVHIDRWYAERDLHSGGTIDQALKLLKANDHVYEEGGAIWFRATDFGDEKDRVVVRENGQKTYFASDIAYHLEKRQRGFDLLLDVLGADHHGYIARVRAGLEAMGQPGESLEVRLMQFVALFRGGRKVQMSTRSGEFVTLRELRREVGNDAARFFYVLRSHDQHLDFDLELAKSHSSDNPVYYIQYAHARICSVLQQLNDKGFDWQAERAWDHLERLNEQHEKALLVSLSRYPEVIALAAQNRAPHTLAHYLRDLANDFHTYYNAHTFLVEDQDLRDARIALIVAVRQVIANGLAILGVSAPESM from the coding sequence GTGAAAAATCGAATTCAGTCTTTGTTTGTACAGGCTTTGCAACAATTGCCTGCGGAAACCCTTGAAAAAACCGGTCAGTTGACAGTCCCGGAGATCGAACGAACCCGCGATCCCGCGCATGGTGATTTTGCCTGTAACCTGGCGATGAAACTGGCCAAGCCTTGCCGGTTGAACCCACGCGACCTTGCGGCGCAATTGATCGCGGCATTGCCGGACTCTCCGCTGATCGACAAGGCCGAAATCGCCGGCCCCGGGTTCATCAATATTTATCTCTCGGCAAACGCTTATCATCAGCAGCTTCGCGACATCGTCGAGTCGGGCGATACCTACGGACGCCAGCCGTCAAGCGGCAAGAAGATCATCGTCGAATTTATTTCCGCGAACCCGACCGGACCGTTGCATGTTGGCCATGGCAGGCACGCAGCATACGGGGCCAGCCTGTCCAATCTGTTGGCGGCCGCCGGCAACGAGGTTTTCCGGGAATATTACGTCAATGATGCCGGCCGGCAGATGGCCATACTTGCCACCAGCGTCTGGCTTCGTTACCTGGAGTCTCATGGTGCGGTTTTTGGGTTTCCGCAAAACGCGTATAAAGGTGACTACATTGCGCGTATCGCCGATGACATGAAGTCAGAGTACGCGGACAAGTTTGTCTTGGATACGGCTGCCTTGTTCGCCGATATGCCCGCGGACGGTCCCGATGGCGACAAGGACCAGTTTATCGATGCGTTGATCGAGCGGGCGCGAGAGAAACTTGGTGAGCAAGGCTTCGGACAGGTACTCGATTTCGGGCTGAAAAAAATACTCGACGATATCCGTGATGACCTGGAGGAATTCGGCGTCCACATCGATCGTTGGTACGCCGAACGTGACCTGCACAGCGGCGGAACGATCGATCAAGCGTTAAAGCTGTTAAAGGCCAACGATCATGTTTACGAAGAAGGCGGTGCGATCTGGTTTCGCGCCACCGACTTTGGCGATGAGAAAGACCGGGTCGTGGTCAGGGAGAATGGCCAGAAAACTTATTTTGCCTCCGATATCGCCTACCATCTGGAAAAACGCCAGCGCGGGTTCGACCTCCTGCTTGACGTACTCGGAGCCGACCATCACGGCTACATCGCCAGGGTCCGTGCGGGATTGGAAGCGATGGGCCAGCCCGGCGAATCGCTGGAGGTCAGGCTGATGCAATTTGTTGCACTTTTCCGGGGGGGCCGGAAAGTGCAAATGTCCACCCGCTCGGGTGAGTTCGTGACCTTGCGTGAGCTGCGCAGGGAAGTCGGTAATGACGCGGCCAGGTTTTTTTATGTTTTGAGGTCGCATGACCAGCATCTGGATTTCGATCTGGAACTGGCCAAATCGCACTCCAGCGACAATCCTGTCTATTACATTCAATACGCCCACGCGAGGATCTGCAGCGTGTTGCAGCAATTGAACGACAAAGGTTTCGACTGGCAGGCAGAGCGGGCCTGGGATCACCTGGAAAGGCTGAACGAGCAGCACGAGAAGGCATTGCTCGTCAGCTTGAGCCGGTATCCCGAAGTCATAGCATTGGCCGCCCAAAACCGCGCGCCGCACACACTGGCGCATTATCTGCGGGACCTGGCCAACGATTTCCATACCTACTATAACGCGCACACTTTCTTGGTCGAAGATCAGGATCTGCGCGACGCGCGTATTGCCTTGATCGTCGCGGTACGGCAGGTTATTGCCAACGGGCTCGCAATACTGGGCGTTTCCGCCCCGGAGAGCATGTAA
- a CDS encoding SPOR domain-containing protein: MTRDYKRRPSRRKKKSVQPPGWIWMLFGLGVGLSVAIWVYLYDRQVKPPTPQPAASTQQEPAPAKAGQGSSNQPKRFSFYEVLPKFEVVIPETESSARADTHPVPITEPGQYVLQAGSFKNFADADRMQATLAMLGLESRVQKVSIDHDTWHRVRLGPYSDLDILNRNRELLRRNQIEVIRIRVGD; encoded by the coding sequence ATGACAAGGGACTACAAGCGCCGTCCCAGCCGGCGCAAAAAAAAGAGCGTACAACCGCCTGGGTGGATCTGGATGCTGTTTGGGCTGGGCGTGGGTTTGTCCGTCGCAATATGGGTTTACCTGTACGACCGGCAGGTGAAGCCGCCCACGCCGCAACCGGCGGCGAGCACGCAGCAGGAACCGGCGCCCGCGAAAGCAGGACAGGGATCGAGCAACCAGCCAAAAAGGTTTTCCTTCTACGAAGTGCTGCCAAAGTTTGAAGTCGTCATTCCTGAAACGGAGTCATCGGCACGAGCAGATACGCACCCTGTTCCAATCACCGAGCCAGGTCAATACGTGTTACAGGCCGGTTCATTCAAGAACTTCGCGGATGCCGATCGCATGCAGGCGACACTGGCAATGCTGGGTCTGGAATCCCGCGTGCAGAAAGTCAGTATCGATCACGATACCTGGCACCGAGTTCGTCTCGGGCCATACAGCGACCTCGATATTCTGAACAGGAACCGGGAACTCCTGCGCCGAAACCAGATAGAAGTGATCCGGATTCGTGTTGGCGATTAG
- a CDS encoding CapA family protein yields the protein MLAIRRRWPGRLLACAALLCTALPVPAGVGCPGSELKAEPLLVIAVGDIMLGTDFPLNHLPDDDGVSFFEGVSEILQSGDITFGNLEQILMDGGEPAKTCTDPSVCYLFRSPARYAAHLRNAGFDVMSLANNHARDFGEEGRDASMAALDKAGILHSGREDSFASWQVNGRKIALMAFAPFKGSSSPLGPDIERARMNVSSLVQNHDIVIISLHGGGEGVDANRVPFMEEYYRGELRGDVAAFSRAMIDIGADLVLGHGPHVPRGMEIYKGRLIAYSLGNFATYYGISVAGMKGVAPILIARLSPDGNLLEGQIISAVQRRPGGPYPDNRMRAFREIMRLSKLDFPDGGIEFHEDGSFTPQKTND from the coding sequence GTGTTGGCGATTAGGCGGCGATGGCCGGGCAGGCTGCTGGCCTGCGCGGCGCTGCTGTGCACCGCATTGCCGGTCCCGGCCGGCGTTGGTTGTCCCGGCTCGGAATTAAAAGCCGAGCCGCTGCTTGTTATCGCCGTCGGCGATATCATGCTGGGCACCGATTTCCCGCTGAACCACTTGCCGGACGATGACGGCGTTTCTTTCTTCGAGGGGGTCAGCGAAATACTCCAGTCGGGGGATATTACTTTTGGCAATCTCGAGCAGATCCTGATGGATGGCGGAGAGCCGGCAAAAACCTGCACTGATCCGAGCGTTTGCTATTTGTTCCGAAGCCCGGCCCGCTATGCCGCACATTTGCGCAACGCCGGCTTCGATGTCATGAGCCTGGCCAACAACCATGCGCGTGATTTTGGCGAAGAGGGCCGCGATGCAAGTATGGCGGCGCTCGACAAGGCGGGGATTCTTCACTCGGGGCGCGAGGACAGTTTTGCCAGCTGGCAGGTCAACGGTCGAAAAATCGCGCTGATGGCATTTGCCCCGTTCAAGGGCTCAAGCTCGCCGCTGGGGCCCGACATAGAGCGGGCCAGAATGAACGTTTCCTCATTGGTCCAAAACCATGACATCGTCATCATCTCCCTGCATGGCGGCGGCGAAGGCGTGGACGCCAACCGGGTTCCCTTTATGGAAGAGTATTACCGTGGCGAGTTGCGCGGCGATGTGGCGGCCTTTTCACGGGCAATGATCGATATCGGCGCTGATCTTGTCCTTGGCCACGGTCCGCACGTGCCCAGGGGAATGGAAATTTACAAAGGCAGACTGATTGCCTATAGCCTTGGCAATTTTGCGACTTACTACGGTATCAGCGTCGCGGGTATGAAAGGAGTTGCGCCGATACTGATAGCCAGGCTCAGCCCCGATGGCAACCTGCTCGAAGGCCAGATTATCTCCGCGGTTCAACGACGCCCCGGCGGGCCGTATCCCGACAACAGAATGCGGGCGTTTCGGGAAATCATGAGACTGAGCAAACTGGATTTTCCGGATGGCGGCATAGAATTCCACGAAGACGGCAGCTTCACGCCGCAAAAGACCAACGACTAG